The sequence GTAGTAACGATGCAGGTTGTAGTGGAGTCCGGTTTCCGGGTCGTGGTACTGGCCGGGGAAGCGGAGGGGTGTGTCAGCGGCGCCGTGCCAGGTGGTGTTGCCCCACAGGTTGGTGGTGGCGTCGGCGACGCGGTCGGCGTTGTGGGGGTCGACGAGTTCGACCGGCGTTCCGACGAGGTCGGTGATGATTGCGTAGAACTCGTTGTCGACAGCCCGCTGATCCGAAAGCCGGTCGGTGTCCACGGTTCGGGTGACGGCCTGGGTGAGTGGTGTGTAGCTGCCGTGCTGGTAGTTCCATCGGGTGGTGGTGCCGCCGGAGTGCTGCTCGAGCAGGTGCGTGCCGTCCCACGTGTATCGGGTGAGGTCAGCGACGGTGCCGTCGCTGTCGAGTCGTTGTTTGGTGGTGCGTCGGCTGAGGGCGTCGTAGGTGTACTGCCAGTGCTGACCGTCGGGGGTGGTGACGTCGGTGAGCTGATCGAACGCGTTGTAGCGGTAGTGCCACACGTCCGGTGCACGTGAGAGACGGGTGGTGGTCTTCCGGATCAGGCGTCCCACGGCGTCGTAGTGAAATCGGGTGCGGCCGTCGCGGACCAGCAGGTTGCCGAGATACTCGCGACGTTCCGAACCGGAATCTGTGATGTTGCCGAGCGGGTCGTAGCGATACTGCTCGGCTACATGACCGTCCTGCACGACAGCGGTGATCCGGCCTGCCGGGTCGAGGTCGAAACCGCGGCGGACCACCCTGGACGCGTCCCGCTGGGTGGTGTGGTCGACGAGGTATCCGTCCGGCCGGTACGCGTAACTGTCCTGTCTCAGCGCCCGAGGCTCGAGGCCCGGTGCGAGACCCAGGTTCAGAGTGGATGCGGGATGGGCGATCACGTCCTGGTTGGCGAGCTGGCCGCGCGCGGTGTGGTTGCGACGCACTGCGAGTTCACCGACGCGCCAGTCGGTCAATCGGCCGATGGCGTCGTGACCGAATGTCAGGTGGTGACCGTCGGTGGTGAGTCCCAGGAGATGCCCGGTGGGATCCCACTGCCAACTAGTATCGCTTCCGCTGGGGCTGTGCCTCGTCGTGCGCCGACCGACCGCGTCGTATTCGAACCGCAAAGCCGGGTTGCCGTCGACCGTCTCACTGACCAACTCCCCGGTCGGGCTGTAGGTGAACTCGAGGGAATGGACCGCCTGGTCTCCTGTGCCGACGACGGCGGTGGTGACGCGTCCCGCTTGGTCGTGCTCGTAGTGGAGATGTTCGCCGGTGTCTGCGCGGACGTCGGTGACGTTGCCGAGGATGTCGTACGTATGCCGGCGAGTGATCCCGGTGGCGGGGGTGACCGATGCGACGCGACCCGCCGCGTCGTACGTGTAACTAGTTGTGGCACCGATGAAATCGGTTTCCTTGGCGAGCCGGCCGACCGCGTCGTACCGGTACGACCACGTGGCGCCGAGGGAATTGGTGACGGAGGTCAATCTCCGCTCGGTGTCCCAGCCGTACGTGGTGGTGGTGCCGTCGGGGTCGGTGCGGGCGGCGAGGAGGTCGAACGCGCCGTACTCGTAGATGGTGGTGGCGCCGACCGCGTCCGTGTGGACCAGGAGGTTGCCCTCCCCGTCGTACGCCCAGGTTTCGACCGCGCCGTCGGGGTGCGTGCGCTCGACGAGCTGACCGTCCGCCGACCATCGGTAGGTGGTGGTCATCCCAGTGGGATCGGTGACGGTGGTGGGTCGGCCGAACCCGTCCCGGGTGATGCGGGTGACCGCGCCGTTCGGGTCCGTGACCGCCTCGGGCAATCCGGCCTGGTCACAATCGACGAAGGTGCGACCCCCGGCCGCGTCGGTGATCGATGTGAGGCTTCCCGACCCGTCGTATTCATACCGGGTGCGTGCACCGGCCGCATCGACGACGGTGACGAGGTTTCCCTGCTCATCCCATTCCTGCCGCGACATCGTGCCGTCGGCATGGTGGATCGTCACCGGTTGGCGGGGGCCCGCGTAGTCGATGGCGATGACGTTGCCGTCGGGTCGGGTGATTCGGGCAACGTCTCCGTCGGCGGTGTAGAGGTAGCTGGTCGTCGCACCGTCGGGGCCGACTACCCGCAGAGGTTCGCGACGGGCGTTGTAGTCGGTGTGGGTGCGTGAACCGGCGGCGTCGACGAGGTCTCGCAGCCGGAGGTCGGAGTCGAAGCCGTGGATTGTGGTCGCACCGGTGGAGTCGGTGAGGACGGTGACCGAGCCGGGGGAGTCCGGGTTGGTGCGGTAGTCGAATGTGGAGTCGAGGACGCCGGCCGTGCCCTTCTGCTGGACGACGCGACCCGCCTCGTCGTAGGTGTTCACCATGCGGTTGCCGTTGCCGTCGGTCCACGACAGCATGCGACCTTCCGCGTCGTAGCGGTAACGGGTCGATCCGCCTCCGGGTTTGACCACCGCTGTCAAACGCCCTGCGGTGTACTCGAAGTCGCGCACCGGCGCCGCAGTGTCTCCGTCAACGACGGACAACCCCACGATCCGGCCGAACCGGGTGTTGATGAAAACCCGGTAGCCACCCGAGTGCGACACCTCGACAGGAGCACCGGAAGCGTCGTGGCGGAAGAGGATGCGATTGCGGTGGCGGTCGGTGATTGCACTGATCGCGAGGTTGCCCAGCGCGGAGTCGAGACCGTCCAGTTCCGGTTTGGGTGCGAAATGCCAGGTGAGTCCCCGGTCGGGATCGTGCACTCGGTAGGCGCCGGTGTCGGTGCGGGACAGTGTCCATCGCTGGCCCGACTCCGGCATCACAGGAGTCCCCACCTCGGGATGCGGGTACGTGAGCATCACACCGTCTTCGGCGAGCAGCGTGACCCCGGCTTCTTCGACCACCACACGCATGTCCACAGTGGAGGACCAGCCCGGGCCGAACCATCGTCCGAACCGATATCCGGAGCGATGTCGACGGCCGATTACAAGCGGCAACACACCGGGAAGTGTCAAATCGACCTCGGGGAGCAGGAACTCACCCGTTGCGATGTCTACCGGGTCTCGGTCTTCACACGTGTTCTCGGTGGTGCGGTCGGAGTCGGTGCCGGCCTCCCGCGCTGCCTCGTTCGCACCGGCATCGGCGTCCGCATGCTCGGCAGGGCCGGGACTGGGCTCGGGCGATGCCGGGTCGGTCCGCGGTGGAGTGTGCTCGACGGGCGCCGGTTCGGTGCTCGTCGGATTCGTACCCGCGTGCTGAGCCGGCGAGTCGGCGTGCGGGGTGTCGGGCGTCGGATTGTGGCTGACATCCGCGACGTCGTCGAGTAGCCGGGCGCCGCTGCCGAAGTCGCCGGCTTCGTCGACGAGACGCACTGCCGTGCGAGCGCCTGCGACGCCGGCACCCGCACCGCCGGTCGCGGCGGTCAGGAGGGCGTCGCCGGTGAGGCTTCCGGCGAACTCGAAGGGGTTCTTTCTGATGTCGCTGACCACGCCGGACACCATCGCGCCGGGGTCGGCCGCCGCGACGACGAGTCCGGTGGCGAGGTTGGACATGCTCGCTCGGTACTCGGCCGGGTGAGTCGTGTTGTAAGTCTCGTATGGGTTGACCTGCCGAACGAACTGGACGATCCCGGTGAGACCGGTTCCTAGTCCGGAGTAGAAGTTCGCGATGGCGAGATGCGTACCGTCCATCGCGTCGGTGGCGTTGTTCATCCACCGTTGCGTGAAGGGCGGTTCGGCGGGCGCGGACGCGGTTGCCGCGTCGAGCGCACCGGAGACTTGTCCGGCGACTCCGTCGCGTTCGGCTCGCGCGCCTCGGAGGATGTCGCGGGCTTC comes from Rhodococcus oxybenzonivorans and encodes:
- a CDS encoding putative T7SS-secreted protein → MSWLSDTWEDAKGVVDDVGDAAEDAIESTVENAGQTLDSGFDAAAGLADRVGADGLSDALTDLGDEIASATGGPVDELDLGQTEEPKELIRGEPSAITEATNRLTDLATGIGSTGAALRTVDAADWTGSAADRFNEVFDKQPGLWHDAADAMTTAAQTLTTWSHTVEAAQARAADAVAKWKQAEAEERTKKTAFNALSGAEQDASPLVDTWTALREEARDILRGARAERDGVAGQVSGALDAATASAPAEPPFTQRWMNNATDAMDGTHLAIANFYSGLGTGLTGIVQFVRQVNPYETYNTTHPAEYRASMSNLATGLVVAAADPGAMVSGVVSDIRKNPFEFAGSLTGDALLTAATGGAGAGVAGARTAVRLVDEAGDFGSGARLLDDVADVSHNPTPDTPHADSPAQHAGTNPTSTEPAPVEHTPPRTDPASPEPSPGPAEHADADAGANEAAREAGTDSDRTTENTCEDRDPVDIATGEFLLPEVDLTLPGVLPLVIGRRHRSGYRFGRWFGPGWSSTVDMRVVVEEAGVTLLAEDGVMLTYPHPEVGTPVMPESGQRWTLSRTDTGAYRVHDPDRGLTWHFAPKPELDGLDSALGNLAISAITDRHRNRILFRHDASGAPVEVSHSGGYRVFINTRFGRIVGLSVVDGDTAAPVRDFEYTAGRLTAVVKPGGGSTRYRYDAEGRMLSWTDGNGNRMVNTYDEAGRVVQQKGTAGVLDSTFDYRTNPDSPGSVTVLTDSTGATTIHGFDSDLRLRDLVDAAGSRTHTDYNARREPLRVVGPDGATTSYLYTADGDVARITRPDGNVIAIDYAGPRQPVTIHHADGTMSRQEWDEQGNLVTVVDAAGARTRYEYDGSGSLTSITDAAGGRTFVDCDQAGLPEAVTDPNGAVTRITRDGFGRPTTVTDPTGMTTTYRWSADGQLVERTHPDGAVETWAYDGEGNLLVHTDAVGATTIYEYGAFDLLAARTDPDGTTTTYGWDTERRLTSVTNSLGATWSYRYDAVGRLAKETDFIGATTSYTYDAAGRVASVTPATGITRRHTYDILGNVTDVRADTGEHLHYEHDQAGRVTTAVVGTGDQAVHSLEFTYSPTGELVSETVDGNPALRFEYDAVGRRTTRHSPSGSDTSWQWDPTGHLLGLTTDGHHLTFGHDAIGRLTDWRVGELAVRRNHTARGQLANQDVIAHPASTLNLGLAPGLEPRALRQDSYAYRPDGYLVDHTTQRDASRVVRRGFDLDPAGRITAVVQDGHVAEQYRYDPLGNITDSGSERREYLGNLLVRDGRTRFHYDAVGRLIRKTTTRLSRAPDVWHYRYNAFDQLTDVTTPDGQHWQYTYDALSRRTTKQRLDSDGTVADLTRYTWDGTHLLEQHSGGTTTRWNYQHGSYTPLTQAVTRTVDTDRLSDQRAVDNEFYAIITDLVGTPVELVDPHNADRVADATTNLWGNTTWHGAADTPLRFPGQYHDPETGLHYNLHRYYNPATARYLTQDPLGLAPSPNPNTYPHNPTGWTDPLGLVPTACEEGSDRAFDHGYDYHPRIRERGLEDPTGHNFPYSFDDQILRHEPTVQRDGSLLYRADGFLNGKPGYYEIAVNVDRNLIFHRTWRSGS